GCAAATATTGATGGCAGAAGAAACATGCCCAGATAATTGAGTTTCCAAGCCATTGCATTAACAGAGTAGCAATCTTTCAGTTATCTAATAAGTAAATACTGTTGATCCAAGAACATAGAGGAATCGTTTGTTTTGCCCACTAGtcagaaaacaattaaatacaacATTGTATTGTAGCCATCAAATTGTGGGAAaaccaacatttaaaacaatactCAGGTAATCAAAAACTTACAACTCTCACATTTATGTTATATTAGTTTCACCAACAGTGTCAGTCAGAATGACTAAATAAGATGCATGAAGTAGAGCTGTATTCCATCAGAACAGTATTTTACATGCAACCTGAGCCACACTGCCCTCCACGTCATACCTTGCTGAGCCAGCTGTGTTCCCACCTCTGGTAGTCCACAgtaaactacatctcccagagCCTCCTGCAAGCGGCAGAAAGCAAGGTCAAAGACTGTAGCAAAAGTATTTACTCCGTCGTGTGCTTGTGCAAGTACCCCTGcacgtgcgtgtctgtgtgggCACACGCACGAGGGAACTTACTTGCGCAAACTTGCTGATGCCGACAGTCCCAACGCCGTCGTCTCCTACTCGGATCCATTCGTGCTTGTCTGTGAATTTAAGTGCTGCAAGATAACACAACAAACTCAGACCACAACGATCCTCccactggacgactgtggagtATTTTTATAATGTACGACAAccagaataaacacacatagTCACACATGCAGCAGCGTCGTCAGCTTAAGTGCCCTTTTCTCTAGCTAATGTTACCCTCTAGCAACGGACACTGTTAGCTAACACGCTACAATAAAACCCACCCACGGGGGAATACCTGCTGTTAATCGACAAGAAGTGGCTAGTGTTCTTCCAAAGTAAGGTTGGGATGCCAGCCGCAACGGGGAAAGTGTTGCCGAGCGGGTGAGTGAAGGCAAAATTGTGAGAAAGTTGGAAGACAGGGAGCGGAATAGCCCACAGGCGGCCATCTTTGTCGCGTACTGATGAGCGCTTGGAATTCTTCTTCGTGGATCTGCTCTCcgccactcttcttcttcttctttgaggtTAATCAGCAGCTGGCGCGCTTAATGTTGCATTGCGTGCACCTTGTGGAGTTGGTTATGTGATGACCTCATCGTCCTGACGGCTCTCTGAAAGCAGCTGACCGAGCATCTTGTGCCTTGTCCACTAGCAACACGCTCAGCTTGCTGATTAATCACAAGACATCACAGTGTTCACAAAGGCAGGTTGGAGGCTGAAGTCACAGCCCTTCAGGTTTTGTTTTACTCATGAATGTATTGACATTATTTCCAAAAGCAGGCCTATGCGATATCTGGACGCACTTGATTTAAGACTAGGCAGAGCTGAGAGGACTTTGTACAGTATAATTTAATCAGAAGCCTCCCTTTCCATAGCATATTATACTTTTGTTTTACATCAAAGAATGCTGCAGCTACTATTTTGTTTTATACTGCAGTACTTAGTAAAGTCAACCCATCTGCATTTTTACCTGGATAGACGTTTATTTTACATACGACTGAATAGTTGCGATACGGTTCCTTCTTGGTTTATTTTCTAGTCACGTATTGGAGGAATGTTATTTGAAACCAATCTATCTTATCCATCTTATTTTATACTCCCAACCATTTAAGCACATTCCTCTCATCTAACAAATCTCCTATTACCTGACCATTGTCATCAGTGTTCTCCCCCACGTGTAATGTGCACTCAAGTCCCACACCACACAATGCATGCCCTACTTTGCTACCCAACGACCAACCCGTTTTTTTCAAATACTATTTATCTTGACACTCTGCTGCAGTCTGAGCAAAACCATCATCACCTCCAGTCTAAATATCACAGCGATGAGCTGTTTGATATTTTTGGATCACATTCCATTTAGAACATAAAGACTGCTAGTAGTt
Above is a genomic segment from Cyclopterus lumpus isolate fCycLum1 chromosome 6, fCycLum1.pri, whole genome shotgun sequence containing:
- the gcsha gene encoding glycine cleavage system protein H (aminomethyl carrier), a, with the translated sequence MAACGLFRSLSSNFLTILPSLTRSATLSPLRLASQPYFGRTLATSCRLTAALKFTDKHEWIRVGDDGVGTVGISKFAQEALGDVVYCGLPEVGTQLAQQDEFGALESVKAASELYSPLTGEVVEVNALLADNPGLVNKSCYKDGWLMKMTIGNPSELDILMDEAAYERYIRSIED